One window of the Salvia miltiorrhiza cultivar Shanhuang (shh) chromosome 6, IMPLAD_Smil_shh, whole genome shotgun sequence genome contains the following:
- the LOC130987511 gene encoding RNA-binding protein Y14A-like isoform X1: MANAEAEAVDFEPEEDDLMDEDVGYGSPNRATVPRLKSAITGGGSSTAPKKTKGRGFRDEAAAEADRNARMSAPFDSLDSEGGPGPERSIEGWIILVTGVHEEAQEDDLQNAFGDFGEIKNLHLNLDRRTGFVKGYALIEFEKFEEAQRAINEMNGTELLTQTMNVDWAFSKGPFRRRNIRRRYVISNSLQQQYKSLCSF; encoded by the exons ATGGCGAATGCGGAGGCGGAGGCCGTCGATTTCGAGCCTGAGGAGGACGATCTTATGGACGAGGATGTCGGCTATGGCTCCCCCAACCGAGCCACCGTTCCTCGCCTGAAGTCCGCCATCACCGGCGGCGGCTCCTCCACCGCTCCAAAGAAGACTAAGGGCCGCGGGTTTCGCGACGAGGCCGCTGCTGAAGCGGACCGAAATGCTCGCATGTCCGCCCCCTTCGATTCGCTCGATTCAGAAGGCGGTCCTGGCCCCGAACGAT CTATTGAAGGATGGATTATTCTGGTTACTGGAGTTCATGAAGAGGCTCAAGAGGACGATCTGCAAAACGCATTTGGTGATTTTGGAGAGATAAAGAATTTACACTTGAATCTCGATCGTCGTACGGGTTTTGTCAAG GGCTATGCTCTAATTGAATTTGAGAAGTTTGAGGAGGCACAGAGAGCCATAAATGAGATGAATGGAACTGAACTCCTAACCCAGACCATGAATGTTGACTGGGCGTTCAGCAAAGGTCCATTCAGAAGAAGGAACATTAGGAGGAGGTATGTGATCTCAAATTCTCTGCAACAACAATATAAGTCCCTCTGTTCTTTCTAA
- the LOC130987511 gene encoding RNA-binding protein Y14A-like isoform X2 encodes MANAEAEAVDFEPEEDDLMDEDVGYGSPNRATVPRLKSAITGGGSSTAPKKTKGRGFRDEAAAEADRNARMSAPFDSLDSEGGPGPERSIEGWIILVTGVHEEAQEDDLQNAFGDFGEIKNLHLNLDRRTGFVKGYALIEFEKFEEAQRAINEMNGTELLTQTMNVDWAFSKGPFRRRNIRRRSPRGHRSKSPRRRF; translated from the exons ATGGCGAATGCGGAGGCGGAGGCCGTCGATTTCGAGCCTGAGGAGGACGATCTTATGGACGAGGATGTCGGCTATGGCTCCCCCAACCGAGCCACCGTTCCTCGCCTGAAGTCCGCCATCACCGGCGGCGGCTCCTCCACCGCTCCAAAGAAGACTAAGGGCCGCGGGTTTCGCGACGAGGCCGCTGCTGAAGCGGACCGAAATGCTCGCATGTCCGCCCCCTTCGATTCGCTCGATTCAGAAGGCGGTCCTGGCCCCGAACGAT CTATTGAAGGATGGATTATTCTGGTTACTGGAGTTCATGAAGAGGCTCAAGAGGACGATCTGCAAAACGCATTTGGTGATTTTGGAGAGATAAAGAATTTACACTTGAATCTCGATCGTCGTACGGGTTTTGTCAAG GGCTATGCTCTAATTGAATTTGAGAAGTTTGAGGAGGCACAGAGAGCCATAAATGAGATGAATGGAACTGAACTCCTAACCCAGACCATGAATGTTGACTGGGCGTTCAGCAAAGGTCCATTCAGAAGAAGGAACATTAGGAGGAG